AGCAAATAGCTTCGGGGCGTGTCGCATTCGCAGGCTTTCAGCGCGCAGTTTCCGCTGGCATCAATCACCGTCTTGAACTTGTGCTTCTCGAATAGTGCGGTAAGGCCTGCCGTATCTTCTGCATCGATCGCAACCACATCTTGACCAAAAACGCAGGGATGCTTGATGGGTCGAATACCGATAAGGGGTGCCTGTGCGTCGGGGTGGCGCTTTGCCGGGTGTATTGTTCCACTGTTCCCGTCGCTTTCGTCGGTGCCGCCAAACAGTTTGTTAAAATGCCTAAAGAGGGCGTAACCGGGGACGCCATTCAATCCCAAAACGAGAATTGGAGTTTGAATAGGGCGGCGGGGCTGTTCCTGCCAGGAGTCTGTCTGCGGATCAGAAATCACTTCTGGCTCAGTTTCCACTTGAAATAGCCTGCCATCTGCAGCGGGTGACTGAAGGTTCCGTCAAGCATCTTTGCCTGCAGTTCTTCGTCCGTCATTTCAGAAGATTCAATATCTTCGGTGTCGTCAAAGCTGGTCTTGCCTGCACGTACGACGCCGTCAATGAATACGACGTGAAATTTTCCGCGGTGACGATCCGGATTCACCGGGTATGCTCCCAGATATGTGAGGTTCGAGGCCCGAGGTTCGAGGGAATTTTGACCGGATTCGCCATCGGGTCTCTCGTCTCTCGTCTTTTGTCTCTCGTCTAATCTATAACCGCATTCTTCCTGCAGTTCTCTCACTGCAGCCTGTTCCGAAGTCTCGTTCTTGTCGATAATTCCTGCAGGAAATTCCAATGCAATCTTACCGGTGCCGTGGCGGTACTGTTCCGTCATAACCCACTTGCCTTCCGTGGTGCGGGCGAGGATCAGAACCCAGTCCGGCTGCCACAAGGTGTAAAAATCATCAATGACTTTTCCGTTGGGCAGTTCGCATTTTTCCTTGGCGACTTTCAGCCAGGGGGCGTTCACCAGATATTCCGTATCAAGAAGCTTCCAGGGTTTCATCTTAGACTCCTTCCAACTTGTTCTTCAAGTAATGCTTGGAGGTGTATGCCCAGAACATAATGTCTGCAATGGCGAGAGCGATGGCGCATGTCACAAAGACCTGCTGGTGCATGCCGAATTTTTGGGCCATGGATCCGCCAGCCAAAATGCCGATACCAATGCCGATATCCCAGGCACTGAGGTAAGTGCTGTTGGCGGTGCCGCGCTGGTCATGACGGGCCAGGTTCACGCACATGGTCTGGTAACCCGGGAATATGAGGCCTAGGCTGGTACCGATGAGGAATGCGGAAATGAAGAACACTACGGCGCTATTGCAGAAAGCCAGCATGCAGTAGGCGGCCACGATAAGGGTCATGCCCATGCCCACCAGGCGTGTGAGCCAGCCTCTATCAATCAGGCGTCCCGTCAGCAAGCGGTTCATGATGAGGCCTGCGGCAATCAAGGCGTAGAACCAACCGCTTCCGCCGATTCCAAGTTCCTTGGCGTAAAGGGAAATGTAGTTGGTTACGGGACCGTAGGCAAAACCCACAAAAATGAAATTGATGAACTGCGGAATGGCGCGGGTCAAGAAAAATCTATCCAGGGAAAGAGGCGGGCGTGCAACTTTTGGGCGCGGCTTCACATTCAAGGTCTTCACAAGAATGAGTCCGATAACGCAGAGTGCAATGGAAATGCCGAACACCAAATCGGAACCGAAGGCTTCGTAAAGGAACATACCGGTCATGGGGCCGGTGGCGAACGCCAGGTTCACGCTGATTCCGAAGTAGCCGATACCTTCGCCGCGGCGGCTTGCAGGCAACGCGTCG
Above is a genomic segment from Fibrobacter sp. containing:
- a CDS encoding NUDIX hydrolase, with the translated sequence MKPWKLLDTEYLVNAPWLKVAKEKCELPNGKVIDDFYTLWQPDWVLILARTTEGKWVMTEQYRHGTGKIALEFPAGIIDKNETSEQAAVRELQEECGYRLDERQKTRDERPDGESGQNSLEPRASNLTYLGAYPVNPDRHRGKFHVVFIDGVVRAGKTSFDDTEDIESSEMTDEELQAKMLDGTFSHPLQMAGYFKWKLSQK
- a CDS encoding MFS transporter yields the protein MNSQTAALENKPALWTRNFVTCAAANFLLFFSFYQLLPVLPLYIFEKFQTDNSTAGIIISLYTIGALCCRPFAGFLVDSLSRKPLYFWTFFAFTLCFIGYWALGLLPLLAVVRFMHGVFFGISTTASNTVAIDALPASRRGEGIGYFGISVNLAFATGPMTGMFLYEAFGSDLVFGISIALCVIGLILVKTLNVKPRPKVARPPLSLDRFFLTRAIPQFINFIFVGFAYGPVTNYISLYAKELGIGGSGWFYALIAAGLIMNRLLTGRLIDRGWLTRLVGMGMTLIVAAYCMLAFCNSAVVFFISAFLIGTSLGLIFPGYQTMCVNLARHDQRGTANSTYLSAWDIGIGIGILAGGSMAQKFGMHQQVFVTCAIALAIADIMFWAYTSKHYLKNKLEGV